The genomic stretch TCTTTGATGTTTGCCTCAAGTGTGGTCCCAATATTGACCTCCTTCTTATCTTCATATGTGTCAAGTTTGAGTGTCTCCACCGACTCTTGAAGTGGTTGAAAGGCTTTGGACTCGTGCTCGAACAGCCTTGTCAACTCATCAGGGATATCACAATCTATGTCACTTTCTTCTTCTGCTTGGTAGATACGGAGCTCAAAGTTATAAGAGGTCGTAGGGTCATTGAATTCAACGAGTTTATTTAttattttgcatgtttttaaaTGATGACTTTTAGAAAAGTGAAaattaaaaatgcaaaaaagaaaaatatttttgggattttgaaaagattgccattttcttataagaaaataaaaaataattgaaCAATGAGAATTGAATAAAATGTCTTTTATTCATCAAGATGATCTTTTGAAACAAAGGGAGGCCATACacatgatccattagccttgggtAGTGCTAGGGATttgaaaaagaaaacaaatttaCTTTAACAATGGGATAATTTCAGGAATCTCAATTGTCTCTCAATTGGTCAAAGCAGCTTCACAATGGTACACCAGATCTGACATTCCTTTCTCTGTTGTGTTATCTTTAATAACATTCATAGTATAAGCACCATGCACATGCAAAGGGTTATTCTTAACATTGGGACATACGTCCCTGAAGGTCAGAATCTTGCTTCTAACCAACTTTTTCACCTTATACTTCAAAGAAAAGCAACTTTCCAAGTCGTGTCAATGCGCTCCCTCGTGGAAAATGCAGTGAGCATTAGGATTATACCAAGGTGGGTAAGGTTTTGGAAAATGGGCTATAGGCCTAGGAACACTAGACCTTTTTGAAGCAGAGAAGGGTACAAATCTCTATATGTTATAGGAATTGAATCAAAGTTGACCCTATTCCTCTGTCCCATGTTTTGATTGGGATCGTTTTGCTGGCGTGGAGCTTGAACCCTTGGTTGTTGATAAGTCGGTGCTACAAGAGTTGGTTGATATGCAGGTGTAGCCTGAGCATGTTGATATATAGGTGTTGGTTGTTGATTAAAGGTTGGTGCAACGACTACCACATATGGTAGAACATGTTGCGCGGGGTAAGCTGGTTGTTGATAAACAAATTGCTGCTACTTTCTCCCTGAATGATTTCTTCTCTAGTTAGCAGAAACAACATTCACTTCACCTTTCTTCTTTTTCTAGAAACCTCCAGAAAAATTCTTTATATCATTGGAGGTTCCATCGACAATGATGATTTTTCCATTCTTGATTCCTTGTTAGATTCTTATACCAACAACGACAAGGTCAAAAAAGATTAGAGATACATTTCTCACCATCTTCTCGTAGAAATCAGGTTGTAttgtatccatgaaccaatcaGTTAGCTCTTTCTCAGCAAGAGATGGTTCAACTTGAGAGGCCAACTCCCTCAATTGTTGCACATATTCTTTGAAAGACCCGTTGTCTTTATGGGACACATTTTGCAACTGAAGTTTGTCtggtgccatatccatgttgtattATAGTGTTTGGTAAAGTCACTAGACATGTCTTGAAAGCATTAGATACAACTTTGATCAAGGCTCAAATACCATTTAGAAGAGGCGTCACTTAAGTTGTCCTGAAAACAATGTATCATCAGCTTATCATTCTCGACATATGCTGCCATCTTTCGATATTACATAATTAGATGGCTTTTGGGGCATGAGTGGCCCTTGTACTTATTGAAATCTAGGGTCTTGAATTTTGAAGGGATCCCAAGACCTGACATTAAGCATATTTCCTTGACGGTAACAATGAATACCTTATCTCCTTCAATGACTCTCAATCTCTTCTCATGAACCTGGTAATTCTCCTTCATGCCCTTAATCTCCTCATGTCTCTCATCATCTTTATTCGAAAACTCAGCAGCATGGTACACATGATGAGGGTCTTTGAACTGGGGTTGTGCAACAATATGGACAATTTGTTGTGCTTTAGTGGTGAGTGGTAAGGGCACCACGTATTGAGTAGAATACACAATGCTTTGGGTTTCCTCAAATGGATATGAATAGTTGGGAGGTAAACCAAATGGTGTCCATGTGGAAGGCATAGTACTAGAAGGTTAAGAATCAAAGGTAGCACAAGTAATCTCCAAAATGACCGTTAACTGAGGAGGATTTATCTTGGTTGTTAGGACATGGAACATCTCTATAATTTGGCCCACATTTCCTCTTAAATCTTCAAGCTCTAACCTTATCCTTGTATTTTCTTGTTCTTGATTCTCCATTCTTCGGCGAGCACAGACTCAAGTAAAGTATCGATGTTTGGGATTCAGTGTGAAACTGGCGAAAGAAGACAAAATAAGGTTTTATTTGGAAAAATGATATGCATGCTGATGAATGCAGATGCAttaaattttttgttttttatgcAAAAAAAATTGTGCAATGGAATATGAATGAATGCCATGTGTTTTTTTTTAGGTGCATGGGTTCATAGGTGTGAGGTATGATTTAATCTGATTGCTTTGTTCAATAGGGTTCTTACCATGTATGATCTAAGGTTTAcaaaggttcccagagtcatagATCCACAAGAATGATTGTCGCTTAAATCAACTTACTTATCGGGCGTCAATTCCTTCAAAGGAATCTCTTCTGAGTGAGGTTCTTGTATTGAACCCACGAGAAATACATCTTGCAAACCCATACTATGCAACCATCGACTTCAAGGTTCTAGAcaaggttcccagagtcatggattcGCCAAAAATAATTGTCGCTTACGACAACTTACTTGTTTGGCGTCAATTCCTTCAAAGGAATCTATTATGGGTGAGGTTCTCATATCGATCCCATGAAAAATAAATCTCACAGAcccatactacgcaaccatcattccTAGTAGGCCAAAGGGTAAAGGTTCTACAAAATGTCCTTAGAGTCACATACCTTAATAAAAACATTGAAGCTTACGATAACTTACTTGCCAGGCGACAGCACTTTCAAAAGGATTTACTCTAAGTGAGGTTTTCATGCCGATCCTAACGAGAAATATATCTTGCGGACCCGCACTGCGCAACCATCATCTTATCCCATGTTTGTACTCTAGACTCGGGTATAGAGTCTTTCTCATAATGTGTTTGTAGTTAGAGTATCCAATACCAACAGCCTAAGGAAGTCAACAATAAATATATGATATATAACATAATAAAGATAACAAAAGCACAAGGTAAGGAAATCCAAACAAGTAAAGCAAACAAAAAGCACATACCAAATAAAACTAGGCTTGACTCTCTTGAGGGAACCAAAATTCCCATCAGAGTCGCCAACTATCGCATCTCGAAAAAAACATGACTTTCATGGATGCACTACACGCTCGCAGATGAataacagagtcgccatcaaatTTTACTTATTCCTAAAAAGGGAAAGGGGAAATACCGATAAAACCCCTAAGAGTGTGACAATGATATGGTTATCGCAACCAAATCAGGTTCGGGAGTTTATTATGCAACGGGAAGGTATTGGCACCCCTCATgtctgttgtactcaacaggaaccatttagttagtttgTGCATAAGTGTTAGCTTTCGAATGTTTGCTTTCTCTATTTATTAAAAGGAGAAAAAGAAGGGGGGATTAAAAAGAAgtttttttattagggtgtttgaTGAGATTTTGAATCTTGCTCATATGTATCTCCTGGTGCaatggagaactcaaggctacatAGTTATGGATAGAAAGTGTTTGTTTATGGATCGATTTTAGCAAAAGTTGTCGTTGTCGCAATCAAACAGAAAACATTGCTTACCCAAAACGGTTAGAGTAGTGGACATTTGCATCACATCGAATGGATTTCTACATATCAATATTCGCAGAAAAACATCACTTATCTCACTCACACATATATGGACGAGGCATTATTTTGCATCGTCTCGAGATGAAACATCTTTCATTTAAAAAAGAGTTTTAAGGTATGCCAAGAAGAAAAATATTTTGGATGtgttaaatatatttttggttTGAAAGACGAGGATTTATGACTTGTAAGCTCTTATAATTTGGGTCTAATACTCGAGACTATGACTGGACCTTACACCCGGGTAGtctttttcttcaaaaaaattatgaaagagtttagaatatttacaagtgttttgagGGGAAGACAAACACTTGGGCTTGCAAGCTCTTATAACTTGGGCCTAGTATTCGGGACTACGGCTGGACCTCACACCCAGGTAGTATTTTTCATTCAATTTATTGCGAAAGAAAGACGCATTTGAATTTTTGGCAAAAGACGAGTACTTGGATctgcaagctcttacaacttaTGTTTAACACTCGTAACTATGACTAGACCTTACACCCAGGTAGTCTTTTTTTCCATTATTTAAAAATGTCAAACTTATTTAAGTTActcattttgattttatttaagaaaatgcACTCGGTGTTGAATGAGGTTTGTTTTGCGTTGCACAGTGGTTTGAAATGAGGTATTTATTTAAGAAAAAGGCTTGGTGTTTACCAAGTTGATTTTTTTCAAAgtgattgattttatttttgatCGATTATTTAATTAGTTCAATTAATCTAACTAAAGGCAAGAAAATAAAagcaaaataaatgaaaattaCAATCAAATGGATGAGTACATTTGTCATTTAGGAAATAaatgaaaataaagcaaataataataatactatAGAACCGACAAatcaaaataaaatcaaaacaaaagagaaaataaatGATGGTACGAGCATGAATATGGGAGTGCAAGCCAATGTGTGGGGTAAAGAAATAATGTGGGCCTAAATCCCAATAAAAAAGTATAAACCtaatcataaaataaataataaagaaaaaataataataaaaaaaaatatatagaaaaaagaaaagaaaaagaaatactGTTGAAGAGACGGGTATCCATCCCATTTGGGAAATGAGAATCTGAGTTGGTCTTTTCAAATTCCCCCATGCCTCAAATGGAGAGGCGACTAGTGAAATGAAGATTTTAAAATTAAACAAAACAAACttaataaaaaaaagaagaaaaaaaagaaaaagagagaTTCAAAGGAAATCTCAATCTTCTCTCTCAATACTCGCTTTTGCACAAATGCAGGGGCACCACTTCATCTTGCCCAACCCATAATATGCACACATGTAGTTGTCGACCGGCTTCTCTAGACGCCCATTCCATCTTAAACCTTCACTTTCTCTCACTCGTTTTACtcttcctctctctctctcatatcTCACTTCCTCTCTCATGAGCaacaataataaaaatatttCTCAGATTCAAACATATTAAAacatcaaattttcaaaaccaaaGCCACACTTTTGTAGAGCATTATAAAATAAACGTATGCAAAGAAGGGGAAGAAGAAACAAACCATCGATGGAGCATTCATCGGAGAGAGGTTGTTGTTGTGCCTCGTCATAGATCGTATGAGTATGCAGTGGCATGTTTCATTATGTGGAGGTGTTTTTGTGTGTGTGGCTAAAGTTGGTGGTGTTAAAGATGGTTAAATTACGAACCATGAACGCTTGAGGTTAGGGTGAGCTGAAACAACGGACGACATAATCACTGCAGGTATTTTCTGAAGGTAAAATAAAATTTCCTTTGACTCCATATATATGCCAACATCTAAAAATGACTATCCATGGAATAACATTATCCTCTGTTCACAATATTGAATCACGTATGATATACATGGCAGTGGTAGGACCAACTCCTGCCATAATAGCTCTTACTTGAAGGTGAGACTATGATGGGTCTTTGTAGGTGCTATGAAGAAGTTTGGTGAAGATGGATTTGAAGTGGTTATTGAAGTTTGAAATGGTGGAGTGGAGAGTGATTTAGAGGATGTGTTTATTAAGGAGGAGTTTGGCTATGTGTTTAAAAAAAGGGAGAAGTTGATGATAAGAGGTGTGATGTGAAGGTTCTTGTGGTTCCAAGGTATGTAGCATGGAAGTAGCTGGTGGGTAGTAGTAGGAAGATGGTTGAAATTGTATGAGGTTTTATGTTGTGTATGGTTGAGTTATGGGTGGTAGATTATGCGGTTTTGGTTGatgaaaacaaaagaaaagatggatgttatgcttgagtgaaagagGCTTTGGTGAAGATGAGAGTTAGAAAAGGTTGTGTTATTTGGTGTTCGTGTGAGTTTTAATGGAGAAGGTTCATGGTGAGGTCTTTTGTGTAGTGCATGAAGAAGGAGGATTTTGATGGTTTAGTGTGAAGTATATATGTGATGTTGTAGGGATTGGATTTTGAAGATGAAGGAATGAGTATAAGGAAGAAGAAAACAAAACTCTCCCTATATTTTTTTGCTTTAAATATTGGTTTTCTCTTATCCACCTTTCTATCCTTTGAAAAATTTCACTGAAAAAGTATTTTTCTTTTGAGTATTGAGAGAGATATCGTAGGGGGAGAGGAGTCGTTTATTTATTGGTGTATATTTCTTGTGTTATTGAtctctatttatttattttttctaactttgagagagagagagagagagagagagagagagactaaTGATATATGGAGAGGCACAATTTTTTGTTTTTGCTATGAGTTTCTTGTTGTCAATTCCATTGGCCAAATATGGGACTTTATAGCATGGACATTATAGTTGCAAATTAAACTCATCCCAAACATACTCCTTAGATAACTTAGGGAATAAGAAAatgagtttttttaaatataaatgGATAGAAATTAACTCTTTTTTAATAAGgaacaataaaaaataaaatgattatATACTTAtctctatttatttattttatcaatattttgatgaaaaaataaaaataaaagaaattaaaatgaataaaaatcggaTGCAAAAAATAAAATGAACGCGTTAAAATGATCTACACGAAATAAAGTTTCAGAAAATAGACAAATGCGGAACAAAACTTGCAATAAAAAGCACTTGATTGAAAAGGCTCACACTAATCAAAATACGACCGTGCGAAGAGTcaaaaaataaaacgagcacacTATGTTgaactacatgaaccgtagatcAATAAAATTGACTGTTGTAAGTCCGATCCCAAAATTTTATTCTTGCTAATTTTATGCACAAATGAAAAATGATTCAACTGGTTTGTCTATAAAACCAAAATTTTACTATGGTCTACTCTTTAAGCGTTATGCCAAAAgaaatgcatgttatgatatgcaGATGATACAAATGTCATGTGAATGCGTCGACTTATTGATTTAGGGGGAAACTGGGGTATGAAAAATGGAAAGCTACCTCACATTTAATTTTGGTTCTAAAGTGATTCAAGCACGAGACATGTTATTGCAAAAGAATGCATGAACTGGTTTTATGCAAAATACAAGTTTGATATTCATGTGATGCTCTAGAAAGTAATAAACATGTACCTTTACTTTTACAATTCATTCAAATTCTTATCATTACCATTCCATTTGTTTTTGATTCACTAAAATCTTGAGTGTTCACTATTTACTTCTTCAAGAAATTTTGGAAGACAAGTTTGAACACAAACATAAAAAATGAACACAACTGAACTAATTAAAATCACAACACTACTACTTACTAATTGAAACAACTTTTAAAACAAACTCAAAAAGCATAAACCACAATTCAAATGATTTGGTTTCTtgaaacataaaaaaaaaacttGGTTGGGTGGTGGTTAAATAAGAGTAAATTTCATTAAATTCTATTTTTGTTGTACTGTCAGTCGGGCTTAGCGCAATAAAATTATGCTTAGCCAATAGACGCGCTTAGCTCCAGATTGGTGGCTAAGTCGCACCTTAGTAAATCAACTTTTTCAACGTTTCTTTTGTGCAACATTCATGCCATTTAAACTCTTAAATTTGAAACCTGTGATGCAAATataaattgaaataaaaaattgttgggttgcctcccaacaagcgcttgtttaatGTCATTAGCTCGACACATTTTTCAAAAGAATTCAAGGTGGTTTTCTTGTAATGATCCATTCACTTTCACCATTAAAATATGGCTTTGCATTTTTATGTATCTTTCTTAATGGCTTGGCCATTTTGATTAAATATTTGATGATTCTCCTGTAGAATTTGGTCTATCTTCGAAATCTTTTGATTCGTTTGAATTTATTTGGTGGTGGAAGTTTCTCACTCACTTCAACTGTTGTTTTTCTCTATTTTAGCTTCTAGTAGGAAAACTTCCTCTGATATGTCAATTCCTTTTAGACACTCCCCAATCTCTTTTTATTATTATGCATTTAGTTTACTAAGTTCATCTGTCAGAGATCTTTTCAGACGAATTGATTTGTATTTTTTCTTTCTTATGTCAATGCTTGCTTCATCATTAGAATCAATTTTGCAACATACTCCCTTGTCGTTTGGATGCTTTATTGCTTTAAACAAACTAAAACTGGCCTCTTCATCATGAACTATGACTTTCATTAACCCATCGTCACATTTATCATCGTTCTTTTTGTCTTCATGAAGGGTCAACCTAAAATTAGAGGAACTTCAACATTTGATTCAATATTTATCACCATAAAATCTATAAGGAGCATGAATTTGTCAACTTTAACTAAAACGTCTTCTATTATTCCTGACGGACGTGTGATGGATTTTTCTGCTAGTTGTAATGTCATATTTGTATGTTTCATGTCAAGATCGACTATCCACTTAACCACCAATAATAGTATAAGATTTATGATGGCATCGAGATCAATCAATGTTTTTCCAACATTTACGTTTCCTATGGTAATAGATAATGTAACTCTTCCAGGATCTTTTTCTTTCTGCGGAAGGGTTCTCTGAATAATGGCATTGTAGCTAGCATCTAAATGAATTGTTTCTTCATCTGCGTACCTTATTTTCTTTGCAAGAATTTCCTTCATGAATTTGACATATGTCGACATCTGTTCCAAGGCTTCATaaaatggaatattgatttgtAATCCTTTGAAAATATCCTGAAACCTTGCATATTTCCTCTCTTTGTATTTCTTTGTACGAGTGTGTGGATTCAATACATGTTGCATTGGAGGACTCTTCATTTTTACTTTCTCCTCTCTAGATTTTTGTCTCTTGAGTTTCCACTCTTCATTCACCCCTTTCTCCGcttcctttttttttcttctgaatTTTCAACTACGTCATCTCTATTATTTTTTCTTCTACCttattttcattttcttcttATTTCCTTATTAATTTTCCTCTTCTCTATCAATAACAATTATTTCTTTTTTCAAGTTATCATCAATACCTCTTCTCGTCACTTTATTGCTCCGAGTTGTAATTACGTTGCAGTGCTCCCTTGGATTGGTTTGTATGTTGGCAGCAAATGTTCTTTGTTGCTGATCTGCCAGTTGCTTCGCTATCTGACCGAATTGCATTTCCAGATTCTTGATTGATACATCAGTATTCTTCTGGTTTGCAATAGACAGTTGCATGAATTATGTCAAAGTATTCTCTAATTTTGAAATTTTATCTGGTGCTGGAGGATTTTGGTTGACATTCTGGTACAAGCTTTGTTT from Lathyrus oleraceus cultivar Zhongwan6 chromosome 7, CAAS_Psat_ZW6_1.0, whole genome shotgun sequence encodes the following:
- the LOC127102199 gene encoding uncharacterized protein LOC127102199 is translated as MKSPPMQHVLNPHTRTKKYKERKYARFQDIFKGLQINIPFYEALEQMSTYVKFMKEILAKKIRYADEETIHLDASYNAIIQRTLPQKEKDPGRVTLSITIGNVNVGKTLIDLDAIINLILLLVVKWIVDLDMKHTNMTLQLAEKSITRPSGIIEDVLVKVDKFMLLIDFMVINIESNVEVPLILG